A genomic region of Oceanococcus atlanticus contains the following coding sequences:
- a CDS encoding 2Fe-2S iron-sulfur cluster-binding protein, with product MGKVTFIEHNGTAHEVELEYGQPLMQIAVDNMVPGIDADCGGECACGTCHVIVADEWIGKTGQAGDDEKQMLDMTPEKAPSSRLACQIVASEELDGLVVRLPEFQM from the coding sequence ATGGGAAAAGTCACATTCATTGAACACAACGGCACCGCGCATGAAGTGGAGCTGGAATACGGTCAGCCCTTGATGCAGATCGCGGTCGACAACATGGTGCCCGGCATCGATGCGGACTGCGGTGGCGAATGCGCCTGTGGCACCTGCCACGTGATCGTTGCCGATGAATGGATTGGCAAGACCGGCCAGGCCGGCGATGACGAAAAGCAGATGCTCGACATGACACCGGAAAAAGCCCCGTCATCACGCCTGGCCTGCCAGATCGTGGCTTCGGAAGAGCTCGACGGGCTGGTGGTGCGCCTGCCCGAATTCCAGATGTAG
- a CDS encoding AraC family transcriptional regulator, giving the protein MISDNIAVPARYYLRLLEVLEASGVPTGALLQQAGISARGLHEPDAQLRLRQIENLISVAMDEYQIPGDAAFELGARISVTTHSLVGFGMLNSPHIESSLQFLARFFRLVMPTFSMRYTKHAHGATLRWMPVVGMSPRCLAFHIESIANAAYREFRELSPELPVFSIEMSIDRPAHVARYSSLVGGRWVFGQMEQPGIAIHFDFDASKYPLNTADTNAFKVAEARCRALQHSVATRGSYKDWVLMMLRDAANGQPSLSDLASVLNLSTRTLNRHLMNEGTNFRSLSNQVQHQLACERLHDPWLSITEIALSLGFTETSNFSRFFRLKEGLSPRDFRRRLAAQKR; this is encoded by the coding sequence GTGATCTCGGACAACATAGCGGTACCAGCCCGCTACTACCTGCGCTTGCTTGAAGTGCTGGAGGCGTCAGGGGTGCCGACCGGGGCCTTGCTGCAGCAGGCAGGCATCAGCGCGCGTGGCCTGCATGAGCCGGATGCCCAGCTGCGTCTGCGTCAGATCGAGAATCTGATCAGTGTGGCCATGGACGAGTATCAGATTCCCGGCGATGCGGCTTTTGAACTCGGCGCCAGAATCAGCGTGACCACACACAGCCTGGTCGGTTTTGGCATGCTCAACAGCCCGCACATCGAGAGTAGCCTGCAGTTTCTGGCGCGGTTTTTTCGCCTGGTGATGCCGACGTTTTCGATGCGCTATACCAAGCACGCGCATGGCGCCACACTGCGCTGGATGCCGGTTGTCGGCATGAGCCCGCGCTGCCTGGCGTTTCATATCGAATCGATTGCCAACGCCGCCTACCGCGAATTCCGTGAGCTGTCACCGGAATTGCCGGTGTTCAGCATCGAGATGTCCATCGACAGGCCGGCGCACGTGGCCCGCTATAGCAGTCTGGTGGGTGGGCGCTGGGTGTTCGGCCAGATGGAGCAGCCGGGCATCGCCATCCATTTCGATTTCGATGCGTCTAAGTATCCGCTGAACACCGCGGACACCAATGCGTTCAAGGTGGCCGAGGCGCGCTGCCGGGCCTTGCAGCACAGTGTCGCTACGCGTGGTTCGTACAAGGACTGGGTGCTGATGATGTTGCGTGATGCTGCCAACGGGCAGCCCAGCCTGTCGGATCTGGCCAGCGTGCTCAATCTGTCCACACGGACCCTGAACCGTCATCTGATGAATGAGGGCACGAATTTCCGCAGCTTGTCGAATCAGGTGCAACACCAGCTGGCGTGTGAACGCCTGCACGATCCGTGGCTCAGCATCACCGAGATCGCCCTGTCCTTGGGCTTTACCGAGACATCGAACTTCTCGCGCTTCTTCAGGCTCAAGGAAGGCCTGAGCCCGCGTGATTTTCGCCGCAGGCTGGCGGCACAAAAGCGCTGA
- the rimO gene encoding 30S ribosomal protein S12 methylthiotransferase RimO, with amino-acid sequence MSQGSSGSVGFISLGCPKALVDSERILTQLRVEGYQVVPSYQQADVVVVNTCGFIDAAVEESMGAIDEALTENGKVIVTGCLGAKADVIRERFPDLLSITGPQDYAAVMDAVHTQLPPAHDPYLDLVPDSGIKLTPRHYAYLKISEGCNHKCSFCIIPSMRGKLRSRGIDDVMLEAERLVRGGVKELLVIAQDTSAYGVDIKYRSGQWREREWQTRMYDLCQALGELDAWTRLHYVYPYPHVDEVIPLMAEGKILPYLDIPLQHGSPRVLKAMRRPAAAENTLERIKTWRSICPDITLRSTFIVGFPGETDEDFEILLDFLHEAQLDRVGAFTYSPVDGAPANALADPVPEELKQERLQRFMHTQAEISEKRLAAKVGQTMTVLIDEVHDEAVLARSPADAPEIDGQVVLPAGAGRPGQFVEVKITEADEHDLFATPI; translated from the coding sequence ATGTCGCAAGGCAGCAGCGGTAGCGTCGGATTTATCAGCCTGGGTTGCCCCAAGGCACTGGTGGATTCGGAGCGCATTCTGACCCAGTTACGGGTCGAGGGCTATCAGGTTGTACCCAGCTATCAGCAGGCCGACGTTGTCGTCGTGAACACCTGCGGCTTCATCGATGCGGCAGTGGAGGAATCCATGGGTGCGATCGATGAAGCGCTGACCGAAAACGGCAAGGTCATCGTCACCGGCTGCCTCGGCGCCAAGGCCGACGTAATCCGCGAACGCTTCCCCGATCTGCTCTCGATCACCGGCCCGCAGGACTACGCTGCGGTGATGGACGCGGTGCATACCCAGCTGCCACCGGCGCATGATCCGTACCTCGATCTGGTGCCCGACAGCGGCATCAAGCTGACCCCGCGTCACTACGCCTATCTGAAGATCTCCGAAGGCTGCAACCACAAGTGTAGCTTCTGCATCATCCCCTCCATGCGCGGCAAGCTGCGCAGCCGCGGCATCGACGATGTGATGCTGGAAGCCGAGCGGCTGGTGCGCGGCGGGGTCAAGGAGCTTCTGGTCATCGCCCAGGACACCAGCGCCTATGGCGTCGACATCAAATACCGCAGCGGCCAGTGGCGCGAGCGTGAATGGCAGACCCGCATGTACGACCTGTGCCAGGCCCTGGGCGAACTCGACGCCTGGACCCGGCTGCATTACGTCTACCCCTATCCGCACGTGGATGAGGTCATTCCGCTGATGGCCGAGGGCAAAATCCTGCCCTACCTGGACATTCCGCTGCAGCACGGCAGCCCACGCGTGCTCAAGGCCATGCGCCGCCCGGCGGCGGCCGAAAATACCCTGGAGCGGATCAAGACCTGGCGTTCGATCTGCCCCGACATCACCCTGCGCAGCACCTTCATCGTGGGTTTCCCGGGCGAAACCGATGAGGATTTCGAGATCCTGCTCGACTTCCTGCATGAAGCCCAACTCGATCGCGTGGGTGCCTTCACCTACTCCCCGGTGGATGGCGCGCCGGCCAATGCGCTGGCGGATCCGGTGCCAGAGGAGCTCAAGCAGGAGCGCCTGCAGCGTTTCATGCACACCCAGGCCGAGATCAGCGAAAAGCGCCTCGCCGCCAAAGTCGGCCAGACCATGACCGTGCTGATCGACGAAGTCCATGACGAGGCGGTGCTTGCGCGCAGCCCCGCTGATGCACCGGAAATTGATGGCCAGGTGGTGCTGCCGGCGGGCGCAGGCCGCCCGGGTCAGTTCGTCGAGGTCAAGATCACCGAGGCCGACGAACACGATCTGTTCGCAACGCCGATCTGA
- a CDS encoding DMT family transporter → MTVHWRALAALALGAIGIGFAPICVRMIELEPVASAFWRLALAAPALWLVSAWMARGPDRPKVPRDRRALLLAVAAGLAFAGDLGVWHYSIVFTSVANATLLANLAPVFIALWSISVLGLRLGGQYWLGLVLALVGAAVLVGVNFGQGEALLGDALGVLTAAFYAAYQLFIAGARRHYGTWELMWISTAVSALCLLPFVLAAGHGWPQSGHDWLWLLALAGISHILGQGLIAYALAHLASAFAAVGLLVQPVAAAGFAWLLLAETVSPLQAAGGAVVLFGIVVCRRANVGTADRSTTHAAQ, encoded by the coding sequence ATGACGGTTCATTGGCGCGCCCTGGCGGCGCTGGCCCTGGGCGCCATCGGCATCGGCTTTGCGCCGATCTGCGTGCGCATGATCGAGCTGGAGCCGGTGGCCTCGGCGTTCTGGCGCCTGGCCCTGGCCGCTCCGGCGCTGTGGCTGGTGAGTGCATGGATGGCGCGCGGGCCAGACCGGCCCAAGGTACCCAGGGACCGGCGGGCGTTGCTTCTGGCTGTGGCCGCTGGCCTGGCCTTCGCCGGCGATCTGGGGGTGTGGCATTACTCGATCGTCTTCACCAGCGTGGCCAATGCGACCCTGCTGGCCAATCTGGCTCCGGTGTTCATCGCGCTGTGGAGCATCAGCGTGCTTGGCCTGCGTCTGGGCGGGCAATACTGGCTGGGTCTGGTTCTGGCCCTGGTCGGGGCGGCTGTGCTGGTCGGGGTCAACTTCGGTCAGGGCGAAGCCCTGCTGGGCGATGCGTTGGGCGTGCTGACGGCAGCTTTCTATGCGGCTTATCAGCTTTTCATTGCCGGCGCGCGGCGCCATTATGGCACCTGGGAGTTGATGTGGATATCCACGGCGGTGTCTGCGCTGTGCCTGCTGCCGTTCGTGCTGGCGGCAGGCCATGGCTGGCCGCAGAGCGGTCACGACTGGCTCTGGCTACTGGCCCTGGCCGGTATCAGCCACATCCTGGGGCAGGGATTGATCGCCTATGCGCTGGCCCATCTGGCCTCGGCCTTTGCCGCGGTGGGGCTGCTGGTACAGCCAGTCGCCGCAGCCGGTTTTGCCTGGTTGCTACTGGCCGAAACGGTGTCGCCGTTGCAGGCTGCGGGCGGCGCTGTGGTGTTGTTCGGGATCGTGGTCTGCCGGCGCGCTAATGTTGGCACTGCGGACAGAAGTACGACGCACGCTGCCCAATAA
- the mutM gene encoding bifunctional DNA-formamidopyrimidine glycosylase/DNA-(apurinic or apyrimidinic site) lyase codes for MPELPEVETTRRGILPALQGRRLIGADVRESRLRWPVPEALSNLVEEQPVLDVKRRAKYLLIELPNGDIVLHLGMSGSLRVVPADTALRKHDHLDLLIDDGHALRFNDPRRFGLLLWQPHDGGVHPLLAHLGPEPLSDDFSATALYQRSRKLKGAVKNFIMDQKTVVGVGNIYASEALFRAGIDPRRAAGRVSLARYQSLVGHIREVLEDALDSGGSTLRDFLRPDGAPGYFVQSLNVYDRHNEPCTRCATPIRREVIGQRASYFCPQCQH; via the coding sequence ATGCCCGAACTTCCTGAGGTCGAAACCACCCGGCGCGGCATCCTGCCGGCCCTGCAAGGGCGCCGCCTGATCGGTGCCGATGTGCGTGAATCACGCTTGCGCTGGCCGGTGCCTGAAGCCCTCAGCAACCTGGTGGAAGAGCAGCCGGTGCTTGATGTCAAACGTCGCGCCAAGTACCTGCTGATCGAACTGCCCAACGGCGACATTGTGCTGCACCTGGGCATGTCGGGCAGTCTGCGCGTGGTGCCCGCCGACACCGCCCTGCGCAAGCACGATCACCTTGATCTGCTGATCGATGATGGTCATGCACTGCGCTTCAATGACCCGCGCCGCTTCGGCCTGCTGCTGTGGCAGCCGCACGATGGCGGGGTGCATCCACTGCTCGCGCACCTTGGCCCGGAGCCGCTCAGTGATGACTTCAGCGCCACCGCGCTGTATCAGCGCTCACGCAAGCTCAAAGGCGCGGTCAAGAACTTCATCATGGACCAGAAAACCGTGGTCGGCGTGGGCAACATCTATGCCTCAGAAGCCCTTTTTCGCGCCGGCATCGACCCACGCCGGGCTGCCGGCCGGGTCAGTCTGGCGCGCTATCAGAGCCTGGTCGGACATATTCGCGAGGTGCTGGAAGATGCCCTGGACAGCGGCGGCAGCACCCTGCGGGATTTCCTGCGCCCGGATGGTGCGCCTGGCTATTTCGTGCAATCGTTGAATGTGTACGACCGCCACAACGAGCCGTGTACACGCTGCGCAACGCCGATTCGCCGTGAAGTTATTGGGCAGCGTGCGTCGTACTTCTGTCCGCAGTGCCAACATTAG
- a CDS encoding DUF4340 domain-containing protein has product MNAVTRTNLTLGIIAALLSLILILHKPALQAPTTQRLSTAAPQQASSIQLSLGNGQPPTLILQRDEQAWTLNAPVRMRADDMAVNEILRLLSVSSQRTLDPSDTDLAAIRLDPPLWQVDIDEHRFAIGGTEALSGQRYVLYQGQIHLVGDLNAARFDNNYADLVDRSLLGEHGQIQSIRLPQGEVTLVQAGSAELFARWANAEAQWLVRPSKMDFDDVRERVTVRLDSASIDFLIRSREPRLELIRPDLDLMYMLPASASRELLEP; this is encoded by the coding sequence ATGAACGCTGTCACCCGGACAAATCTGACACTCGGCATCATCGCCGCACTGCTCAGCCTCATACTGATCCTGCACAAGCCCGCTCTTCAGGCACCCACCACTCAGCGTTTGAGCACGGCTGCCCCCCAGCAGGCCAGCTCGATCCAGCTGTCCCTTGGCAACGGCCAGCCCCCCACCCTGATCCTGCAACGCGATGAACAAGCGTGGACGCTCAATGCACCCGTCCGCATGCGTGCAGACGATATGGCGGTAAACGAAATACTCCGCCTGCTCAGCGTTAGCAGCCAGCGAACGCTAGATCCCAGCGATACGGATCTGGCCGCTATCCGACTGGACCCGCCACTGTGGCAGGTCGACATCGACGAGCACCGCTTTGCCATCGGCGGCACCGAGGCGCTGAGCGGACAACGCTACGTCCTGTACCAAGGGCAAATTCATCTGGTTGGCGACCTCAACGCGGCACGTTTCGACAACAACTACGCTGATCTGGTCGACAGAAGCTTGCTGGGAGAACACGGACAGATCCAGAGCATTCGGCTGCCGCAAGGTGAGGTCACACTGGTGCAGGCCGGCAGCGCCGAGCTTTTTGCCCGCTGGGCCAATGCGGAGGCGCAATGGCTGGTGCGCCCCAGCAAGATGGACTTTGATGATGTACGCGAACGCGTCACCGTGCGCCTCGACAGTGCCAGCATCGACTTTCTGATCCGCAGCCGCGAGCCACGCCTGGAGCTGATCCGCCCGGATCTGGATCTGATGTACATGTTGCCGGCCTCGGCCAGCCGGGAATTGCTGGAGCCCTGA
- a CDS encoding GldG family protein, with the protein MKRKANLLLTSALWLYVIIAAGFVSLRYNQQFDWTANNRNTLTAASATLLQTLPDPIQATAWVYPSADARREISARFAPYLREKDNFSLTFRDPASDPQAIRTLGIGESGEVVLEYRKRHEKLSVLSEPDITAALQRLGQTSSAHLVFLTGHGERDLQDDSQSGYTELSTLLQDKGLRVSRHSLATESLPDDAQLVVLAAPQRALTPGEINSLQRYLDQGRNLLLLSDPGLPVARELLATLGLKFLDGTLIYQDYEQLGSGHPAMALVAEYPAHALGQSLTDISAFAGAAGLMQLVDSPWNSTALLNSVPRSWLETGPMGTRLEFDQDADLMGPVSFGFALERDQPAGTQRAVVIADSDFLANGYLTQVGNRPLAVALFQWLVGRDDQIAIDLPPAPDASLSLSPLATSALAVVFVLALPLFFLTTGMLRWWLRRRRR; encoded by the coding sequence ATGAAGCGCAAGGCGAATCTTCTGCTGACCAGCGCATTGTGGCTGTACGTCATTATTGCGGCAGGCTTTGTGTCCTTGCGCTACAACCAGCAGTTTGACTGGACCGCGAACAACCGCAATACGCTCACAGCGGCCAGCGCAACCTTGCTGCAGACCCTGCCGGACCCTATTCAGGCGACTGCCTGGGTCTACCCATCTGCCGATGCGCGACGCGAAATCAGTGCACGCTTCGCCCCGTACCTGCGTGAAAAAGACAATTTCAGCCTGACATTTCGCGATCCCGCCTCGGATCCGCAAGCCATTCGAACCCTGGGCATTGGCGAAAGCGGCGAAGTTGTACTCGAGTACCGCAAGCGCCACGAAAAACTCAGCGTGTTGTCAGAACCGGACATCACAGCAGCCTTGCAACGTCTGGGACAAACCTCGAGCGCACATCTGGTGTTTCTCACCGGCCATGGCGAACGCGACCTGCAAGACGACAGCCAGTCCGGCTACACCGAACTGTCGACTTTGCTGCAAGACAAAGGCTTGCGCGTAAGCCGCCACAGTCTGGCCACCGAAAGCCTGCCTGACGATGCCCAACTGGTCGTATTGGCCGCCCCCCAACGCGCATTGACGCCAGGCGAAATCAACAGCTTGCAGCGCTATCTGGATCAAGGCCGCAACCTGCTCCTCCTGAGCGACCCTGGCCTGCCAGTTGCCCGCGAATTGCTTGCCACGCTGGGGCTGAAGTTCCTCGACGGCACCCTGATTTATCAAGACTACGAGCAGCTCGGCAGCGGCCACCCGGCCATGGCGCTGGTTGCCGAGTACCCCGCACATGCCTTGGGCCAGTCGCTCACCGACATCAGCGCGTTCGCGGGTGCCGCCGGCCTGATGCAGCTGGTAGACAGCCCTTGGAACAGCACAGCTTTGCTCAACAGCGTGCCCCGCTCGTGGCTGGAAACCGGACCAATGGGTACGCGCCTGGAATTCGACCAAGACGCAGACCTCATGGGACCTGTCAGTTTCGGCTTTGCCCTGGAACGTGATCAGCCCGCAGGCACGCAGCGCGCCGTCGTCATCGCAGACTCCGACTTTCTTGCCAATGGTTATCTGACACAGGTCGGTAACCGGCCACTTGCCGTAGCGCTGTTCCAGTGGCTGGTGGGCCGCGATGACCAGATCGCCATCGACCTGCCACCAGCTCCCGACGCCAGCCTAAGCCTTTCGCCATTGGCGACCAGCGCGCTCGCAGTGGTCTTCGTGCTCGCCTTGCCGTTGTTCTTTCTCACCACGGGCATGCTGCGCTGGTGGTTACGCCGTCGGCGGCGTTAA
- a CDS encoding ABC transporter permease encodes MSPMWVIACHEWRRLFSSPLAWACLGIVQLILGIVFWLLLAEFATLGYTNTQVGVAEFVGGGLFGFSSIVFLIVVPLLAMRSFAEERHSGSLELLLASPASLSQIVVGKFLGLLGFLWLMLGLTALMPLSLQIGTNLDLGLLASAILGVALMLAAFASAGIFVSVLCPQPVVAALAGFGLLLVLWLLQVAGAAPGPVAALAEYLSLLSHFDALRRGVFDLADVAYYLLFCAAFLGFAIQRLTWERQA; translated from the coding sequence ATGAGTCCAATGTGGGTGATCGCATGCCATGAGTGGAGGCGCCTGTTCTCCTCGCCGCTGGCCTGGGCTTGCCTGGGCATCGTGCAATTAATCCTGGGCATTGTGTTCTGGCTGTTGCTGGCCGAATTCGCCACCCTCGGGTACACCAATACGCAAGTCGGTGTGGCCGAGTTTGTCGGTGGCGGCTTATTCGGATTCTCCAGCATCGTCTTCTTGATCGTGGTCCCGCTGTTGGCCATGCGCAGTTTTGCCGAAGAGCGCCACAGCGGCAGTCTCGAGTTACTGCTGGCATCGCCGGCATCGCTCAGCCAGATTGTTGTCGGCAAATTTCTCGGCCTGCTGGGTTTTCTGTGGCTGATGCTGGGCTTGACCGCCTTGATGCCCCTGTCCCTGCAGATCGGCACGAACCTGGATCTGGGCTTATTGGCCTCGGCCATACTGGGCGTCGCGCTGATGCTCGCCGCCTTCGCCTCGGCCGGCATCTTCGTCTCGGTGCTGTGTCCACAGCCAGTGGTCGCCGCGCTGGCCGGCTTTGGCCTGTTGTTGGTGTTGTGGCTGTTGCAAGTCGCCGGAGCGGCCCCTGGCCCTGTCGCCGCGCTGGCCGAGTACCTCTCACTGCTCAGCCACTTCGATGCACTGCGCCGCGGGGTGTTCGACCTTGCGGATGTTGCCTACTACCTGCTGTTTTGTGCCGCCTTTCTGGGTTTTGCGATTCAGCGCCTGACCTGGGAGCGGCAGGCATGA
- a CDS encoding ABC transporter ATP-binding protein, with product MSLLLSASNLHRAFGPHPAVRGLSLSLKRGEVVGLLGPNGAGKTTTLRMLTGCLAPDSGHISIGGHDMAEAPAKAKAQLGYLPEVPPLHGELTVSEYLRFAARLHGIERTRVATAVSHAIQACGLDQATQQVIASMSKGYRQRVGLAQAILHAPPLIVLDEPTDGLDPNQMRQIRKLIRDLARDHAILLSSHILSEIQAVCDRVAIMARGQIVYESPLDQLKPIQGESGEQHLIIGLMRAPSTDALLKLDGVTAVDAIDAQHFRLCVDELSDPREAIAQAAVRHDWGLVELRQHSAGLEQIFAQLTA from the coding sequence ATGAGCCTGTTGCTGAGCGCCAGCAATCTGCACCGCGCATTCGGTCCGCACCCTGCTGTGCGGGGCCTCAGCCTGTCGCTCAAACGCGGCGAAGTGGTCGGCTTGCTCGGCCCCAATGGTGCCGGCAAGACCACGACGCTGCGCATGCTCACTGGCTGCCTGGCGCCGGATAGCGGCCACATCAGCATCGGCGGTCACGATATGGCTGAGGCACCGGCCAAAGCCAAGGCACAGCTCGGCTATCTGCCTGAGGTGCCACCGCTGCATGGCGAACTCACGGTCTCGGAATACCTGCGCTTTGCGGCACGCCTGCACGGCATTGAGCGCACCAGGGTTGCCACCGCTGTTAGCCACGCGATCCAGGCCTGTGGCCTGGATCAGGCCACACAGCAGGTGATCGCTTCCATGTCCAAAGGCTACCGCCAGCGTGTAGGCCTGGCTCAGGCCATCCTCCATGCCCCCCCATTGATCGTGCTGGACGAGCCCACAGATGGCCTTGATCCCAATCAAATGCGCCAGATCCGCAAATTGATCCGGGACCTGGCACGTGACCACGCCATTTTGCTCTCCAGTCACATTCTCTCGGAGATTCAGGCGGTATGTGATCGCGTGGCCATCATGGCGCGCGGGCAAATTGTCTACGAATCCCCGCTGGATCAGCTCAAGCCAATACAAGGTGAATCCGGCGAACAGCACCTGATCATCGGTTTGATGCGCGCACCCTCGACAGACGCACTCTTGAAACTGGACGGCGTGACGGCGGTCGATGCTATCGACGCCCAACATTTTCGGCTGTGCGTCGACGAGCTCTCAGACCCGCGCGAAGCGATTGCCCAGGCCGCCGTAAGGCATGACTGGGGACTGGTCGAGCTGCGACAGCACAGTGCCGGCCTGGAACAGATTTTCGCCCAACTCACCGCATGA
- the rpmG gene encoding 50S ribosomal protein L33 — protein sequence MAKSAREKIKLVSTAGTGYYYTTDKNKRNTPDKFVFKKFDPVVRQHVEFKEAKIK from the coding sequence ATGGCCAAGTCAGCTCGCGAAAAAATCAAACTGGTGTCCACCGCTGGCACCGGCTACTACTACACGACCGACAAGAACAAGCGCAATACGCCTGACAAGTTCGTGTTCAAGAAATTCGACCCGGTGGTTCGCCAGCACGTCGAATTCAAGGAAGCCAAGATCAAGTAA
- the rpmB gene encoding 50S ribosomal protein L28, which produces MSRVCQVTGKGPQTGNNVSHANRRTRRRFLPNLQSKRFWVESEKRFVRLRISHQGLRIIDKRGIDTVLAEMRARGEKV; this is translated from the coding sequence ATGTCACGAGTCTGTCAGGTGACGGGCAAAGGCCCCCAAACCGGCAACAACGTATCGCACGCGAACCGTAGAACGCGTCGTCGTTTTCTGCCGAATCTGCAAAGCAAGCGTTTCTGGGTGGAGAGCGAAAAGCGCTTTGTCCGCCTGCGCATCTCCCACCAGGGCCTGCGCATTATTGATAAACGCGGCATCGATACCGTGCTGGCCGAAATGCGCGCCCGCGGCGAGAAGGTATAA
- the radC gene encoding RadC family protein, translated as MPINHWPDTERPREKLLLRGADALSDAELLAIFLRTGLPGKSAVDLARELLQRFGGLRALLSAEQADFCAQPGLGPAKYAQLQAVLAMATRELKDGLKRGQPLSSPEQATALICRHLRHRAHEVFSCVWLDSRHRLIELQDLFFGTINGASVYPREVVRAAMRHNAAAVILAHNHPSGVAEPSTADKQLTTRLCDALSLVDVRVLDHIVVGDGESVSFANRGLL; from the coding sequence ATGCCGATCAATCATTGGCCGGACACCGAAAGACCGCGCGAGAAACTGTTGCTGCGCGGTGCGGATGCACTCAGCGATGCCGAACTGCTGGCGATCTTCCTGCGCACCGGGCTGCCCGGCAAATCGGCGGTGGATCTGGCCCGCGAGTTGCTGCAGCGCTTCGGCGGCCTGCGCGCCTTGCTCAGTGCGGAGCAGGCCGATTTCTGTGCCCAGCCGGGCCTCGGTCCGGCCAAATACGCCCAGCTTCAAGCGGTTCTGGCTATGGCCACCCGCGAACTCAAAGACGGACTCAAGCGTGGCCAGCCCCTGAGTTCACCCGAACAGGCTACAGCGCTGATCTGCCGGCACCTTCGTCATCGCGCGCATGAAGTTTTCAGTTGCGTCTGGCTGGACAGCCGGCACCGCCTGATCGAACTGCAGGATCTGTTCTTCGGCACCATCAATGGGGCCAGCGTTTATCCGCGCGAGGTGGTACGCGCGGCCATGCGGCACAATGCTGCGGCGGTCATCCTGGCGCACAACCACCCGTCCGGTGTGGCCGAGCCCAGCACGGCCGACAAGCAGCTCACAACCCGCCTGTGCGATGCGCTAAGCTTGGTCGATGTTCGCGTGCTGGACCACATTGTGGTCGGCGATGGCGAGAGCGTCAGTTTTGCCAATCGTGGCTTGCTGTAA